Proteins from a single region of Gordonia hongkongensis:
- the hisB gene encoding imidazoleglycerol-phosphate dehydratase HisB: MSTPSATNPAPRVAKVERSTRESSISVELNLDGDGVTNISTGIAFFDHMLTAFGQHGSFDLTVEAKGDIEVEGHHTIEDTAIVLGQALGQALGDKKGIRRFGDSWIPMDETLAQAVVDVSGRPYCVHTGEPEHMLTAVIGGYPGVPYSTVINRHVFESIALNARIALHVRVLYGRDQHHITEAEFKAVARALRAATEYDARVTGVPSTKGAL, from the coding sequence GTGAGCACCCCCTCTGCGACCAACCCCGCGCCCCGTGTCGCGAAGGTCGAACGGAGCACCAGGGAGTCGTCGATCTCCGTCGAATTGAATCTCGACGGAGATGGCGTGACGAACATCTCGACCGGCATCGCGTTCTTCGATCACATGCTCACCGCCTTCGGTCAGCACGGCAGCTTCGATCTCACCGTCGAGGCGAAGGGCGACATCGAGGTCGAGGGCCACCACACCATCGAGGACACCGCGATCGTGCTCGGCCAGGCTCTCGGCCAGGCGCTCGGCGACAAGAAGGGCATCCGTCGCTTCGGCGATTCCTGGATCCCGATGGACGAGACCCTCGCCCAGGCCGTCGTCGACGTGTCGGGCCGCCCCTACTGCGTCCACACCGGCGAGCCCGAGCACATGCTCACCGCCGTGATCGGTGGCTACCCGGGTGTCCCGTACTCGACCGTCATCAACCGGCACGTGTTCGAGTCGATCGCGCTCAACGCGCGCATCGCGCTGCACGTGCGGGTCCTCTACGGCCGCGACCAGCACCACATCACCGAGGCGGAGTTCAAGGCCGTGGCCCGCGCGTTGCGCGCGGCGACCGAGTACGACGCCCGCGTGACCGGTGTGCCGTCGACGAAGGGCGCGCTGTGA
- a CDS encoding histidinol-phosphate transaminase, whose protein sequence is MTAADPVTATPGSSITVDDLPLRENLRGKSAYGAPQLRVPVILNTNENPHAPSPALIDDVAASVREAAAELHRYPDRDAVALRADLAAYLTRATGVQLGVENLWAANGSNEVLQQLLQAFGGPGRSALGFVPSYSMHPIISDGTDTTWLVAARAGDFSLDTDYAVAEVANREPDVVFVTSPNNPTGGSIPLADLRRIVEAAPGIVIVDEAYAEFSAAPSAVELINEFPAKVVVSRTMSKAFAFAGGRLGYLAAAPAVVDAIQLVRLPYHLSVLTQAAARAALRHSDDTLAGVAAIRSERERVVAALTAFGYRVIDSDANFVLFGRFRDAAASWQRYLDQGVLIRDVGIAGHLRVTIGLAHENDAFLDVSRTLATTDLENPQ, encoded by the coding sequence GTGACGGCCGCCGATCCGGTGACGGCAACCCCGGGCAGCTCGATCACCGTCGACGACCTGCCGCTACGTGAGAACCTCCGTGGCAAGAGTGCCTATGGCGCACCGCAACTCAGGGTTCCGGTGATCCTCAACACCAACGAGAACCCGCACGCGCCGTCGCCGGCCCTGATCGACGATGTCGCCGCGTCGGTGCGCGAGGCCGCCGCTGAGTTGCACCGCTATCCCGATCGCGATGCCGTCGCCCTCCGTGCCGACCTCGCCGCCTACCTGACCCGGGCCACCGGTGTGCAGCTCGGCGTCGAGAACCTCTGGGCGGCAAACGGTTCCAACGAGGTTCTGCAGCAACTGCTGCAGGCCTTCGGCGGTCCCGGCCGCAGTGCGCTCGGGTTCGTGCCGTCGTATTCGATGCATCCGATCATCTCCGACGGCACCGACACCACCTGGCTGGTCGCGGCGCGGGCGGGCGACTTCTCGCTCGACACCGACTACGCGGTCGCCGAAGTCGCGAACCGCGAGCCGGACGTCGTCTTCGTGACGTCGCCGAACAACCCGACCGGTGGTTCGATCCCGCTCGCGGACCTGCGTCGCATCGTCGAGGCGGCTCCGGGCATCGTGATCGTCGACGAGGCCTACGCCGAGTTCTCGGCGGCTCCGAGTGCCGTCGAGCTCATAAACGAGTTCCCGGCCAAGGTCGTCGTCAGCCGCACGATGAGCAAGGCCTTCGCCTTCGCCGGCGGCCGGCTCGGCTACCTCGCCGCAGCGCCCGCCGTCGTCGACGCGATCCAGCTGGTGCGGCTCCCGTACCACCTGTCCGTGCTGACCCAGGCCGCCGCGCGAGCCGCATTGCGCCACAGCGACGACACCCTCGCCGGCGTCGCCGCGATCCGGTCCGAACGCGAGCGCGTGGTCGCGGCGCTGACCGCCTTCGGGTACCGCGTCATCGACTCCGACGCCAACTTCGTGCTGTTCGGACGGTTCCGGGATGCTGCGGCGTCGTGGCAGCGTTACCTCGACCAGGGCGTCCTCATCCGGGACGTCGGCATCGCCGGTCACCTCCGGGTGACCATCGGTCTCGCGCATGAGAACGACGCCTTCCTCGACGTCAGCCGCACGCTCGCCACCACAGATCTGGAGAACCCTCAGTGA
- the hisD gene encoding histidinol dehydrogenase produces MLARIDLRGSTPTLAELRRALPRGGTDVNAVLDTVTPVVHAVAENGSSSALDYGEKFDGVRPASVRVPARVIADALAGLDPQVAEALRESIARARKVHADQRRETTRTQVVDGGVVSEKWIPVRRVGLYVPGGNAVYPSSVIMNVVPAQEAGVGSLVVASPPQKDFGGWPHPTILAACALLGVDEVWAVGGAQGVALLAYGGADTESADEPNAVLDPVDLITGPGNIYVTAAKRLCRSVVGIDSEAGPTEIAILADDSADAGILASDLISQAEHDVLAASVLVTDSAELADAVDEALEQQVAATKHRERVTTALSGEQSGVVLVDDLDAGLAVVDAYSAEHLEIQTRDAAAVADRVHNAGAIFVGPYAPVSLGDYCAGSNHVLPTSGSARFASGLSVQTFLKGVHVIDYDEAALREVADKVVTLADAEDLPGHGDAVKQRFVGSAGR; encoded by the coding sequence ATGCTCGCCCGAATTGACCTGCGCGGTAGCACGCCGACACTCGCCGAGTTGCGTCGTGCGCTGCCCCGCGGGGGTACCGATGTCAATGCCGTCCTCGACACGGTGACACCGGTCGTGCATGCGGTGGCGGAGAACGGCAGCAGTTCTGCGCTCGACTACGGCGAGAAGTTCGACGGTGTCCGCCCCGCGTCGGTGCGGGTGCCCGCTCGGGTCATCGCCGATGCTCTGGCCGGGCTGGACCCGCAGGTCGCCGAGGCGCTGCGCGAGTCGATCGCCCGCGCGCGCAAGGTGCACGCCGATCAGCGCCGGGAGACCACCCGCACCCAGGTCGTCGACGGCGGCGTCGTCAGCGAGAAGTGGATTCCGGTGCGCCGCGTCGGCCTGTACGTCCCGGGCGGAAACGCCGTATACCCGTCGTCGGTCATCATGAACGTCGTCCCCGCCCAGGAGGCCGGCGTCGGCTCGCTGGTCGTCGCCTCGCCTCCGCAGAAGGACTTCGGCGGGTGGCCGCACCCGACCATCCTCGCCGCCTGTGCGCTCCTCGGAGTCGACGAGGTGTGGGCGGTCGGCGGTGCCCAGGGCGTGGCACTGCTCGCCTACGGTGGCGCCGACACGGAATCCGCGGACGAGCCGAATGCCGTTCTCGACCCCGTCGACCTCATCACCGGCCCGGGCAACATCTACGTCACCGCGGCCAAGCGTCTGTGCCGCAGCGTGGTCGGCATCGACTCCGAGGCCGGACCCACCGAGATCGCGATCCTCGCCGACGACTCGGCGGACGCGGGCATCCTCGCCTCCGACCTCATCAGCCAGGCCGAGCACGACGTCCTCGCGGCGTCGGTGCTCGTGACCGACAGCGCCGAACTCGCCGACGCCGTCGACGAGGCTCTCGAGCAGCAGGTCGCGGCCACCAAGCACCGCGAACGCGTGACCACCGCGCTGTCGGGGGAGCAGTCGGGCGTCGTCCTCGTCGACGATCTCGACGCGGGGCTCGCCGTCGTCGACGCCTATTCGGCCGAACACCTCGAGATCCAGACCCGGGATGCGGCCGCGGTCGCCGACCGGGTGCACAACGCGGGCGCGATCTTCGTCGGGCCCTACGCGCCGGTCAGCCTCGGTGACTACTGTGCGGGCTCCAATCACGTTCTGCCGACGTCGGGTTCGGCGCGCTTCGCCTCCGGGTTGTCGGTGCAGACCTTCCTCAAGGGCGTCCACGTCATCGACTACGACGAGGCCGCGCTGCGCGAGGTCGCCGACAAGGTGGTGACCCTCGCCGATGCCGAGGACCTGCCCGGTCACGGTGATGCGGTGAAGCAGCGCTTCGTCGGGAGCGCGGGCCGGTGA
- the nadC gene encoding carboxylating nicotinate-nucleotide diphosphorylase has product MSSSTPSTTAPAGGFVGQAAGGELGAAVTDEVRALIRTALDEDLRYGPDVTSTSTVPADAVVDAAIISRAHGVIAGVPVVEAVFDEVIGAGEYTITSRVDDGTRVEPGTVVLAVHAPTRALLTAERTALNLISHLSGIATTTAAWVAAVEGTDARIRDSRKTLPGLRHLQKYAVRAGGGVNHRMGLGDAALVKDNHVVAAGSVAAALEAVRAAAPGLPVEVEVDSLTQLDEVLGLEPQLVLLDNFEPWETQMAVQRRNTRSPGTKLESSGGLSLDVAADYARTGVDYLAVGALTHSVTVLDLGLDIPAP; this is encoded by the coding sequence GTGAGCAGCTCCACCCCCTCGACGACGGCCCCGGCCGGCGGCTTCGTCGGCCAGGCCGCGGGCGGTGAACTCGGCGCCGCGGTCACCGACGAGGTCCGCGCGTTGATCCGCACCGCGCTCGACGAGGATCTGCGATACGGCCCCGACGTCACGAGCACGTCCACGGTCCCCGCCGACGCGGTCGTCGACGCGGCGATCATCAGCCGCGCGCATGGTGTGATCGCCGGCGTGCCGGTGGTCGAGGCGGTCTTCGACGAGGTGATCGGGGCGGGCGAGTACACGATCACGTCGCGCGTCGACGACGGAACCCGCGTTGAACCCGGCACCGTCGTACTCGCCGTCCACGCTCCGACGCGAGCGCTGCTGACCGCGGAACGCACGGCGCTCAACCTGATCTCGCACCTGTCGGGGATCGCCACGACCACCGCGGCCTGGGTGGCGGCGGTGGAGGGTACGGACGCCCGAATCCGCGACTCGCGCAAGACACTTCCGGGTCTTCGGCATCTGCAGAAGTACGCGGTTCGTGCCGGCGGGGGAGTCAATCACCGGATGGGGCTCGGCGACGCCGCCCTCGTCAAGGACAACCACGTCGTCGCCGCGGGTTCGGTCGCCGCGGCGCTGGAGGCGGTCCGGGCGGCGGCGCCGGGCCTACCGGTCGAGGTCGAGGTCGACTCGCTGACCCAGCTCGACGAGGTCCTCGGACTCGAACCGCAGTTGGTCCTGCTGGACAACTTCGAGCCGTGGGAGACCCAGATGGCCGTCCAGCGCCGCAACACCCGTTCGCCGGGCACCAAGCTGGAGAGCTCGGGAGGCCTGTCGCTCGACGTCGCGGCCGACTATGCCCGCACCGGCGTCGACTACCTGGCCGTGGGCGCGCTGACGCACTCCGTCACCGTCCTGGACCTCGGTCTGGACATCCCGGCACCGTAG
- the nadA gene encoding quinolinate synthase NadA, with protein sequence MSITSDRLTSMTAPAVEDSALVDATWYDAPGGYTGVEPTQEWADEVRRLAKARNATLLAHNYQLPAIQDVADHVGDSLALSRIAAEVDSDEIIFCGVHFMAETAKILSPEKRVLIPDERAGCSLADSITADELRAWKAEFPDALVVSYVNTTAEVKGLTDICCTSSNAVDVVASIDPDRDVLFLPDQFLGAHVKRETGRDNIHIWAGECHVHAGINGDELTAQANSHPDADLFIHPECGCATSALYLAGEGFVPEEKVKILSTGGMLDAARETGAKQVLVATEVGMLHQLRKAAPGVDFQAVNDRASCPYMKMITPAAMLRCLREGRDEVFVDADVAEKARKSVERMIAIGNPGSGE encoded by the coding sequence ATGAGCATCACCAGTGATCGCCTCACGTCGATGACCGCGCCCGCAGTCGAGGACTCGGCGCTCGTCGATGCGACGTGGTACGACGCGCCGGGCGGTTACACCGGCGTGGAGCCGACGCAGGAGTGGGCGGACGAGGTCCGCCGCCTCGCCAAGGCGCGCAACGCGACGCTGCTCGCGCACAACTACCAGCTCCCAGCCATCCAGGATGTTGCCGACCATGTCGGCGACTCTCTTGCCCTCTCGCGGATCGCCGCCGAGGTCGACTCCGACGAGATCATCTTCTGCGGCGTCCACTTCATGGCCGAGACCGCCAAGATCCTAAGCCCCGAGAAGCGGGTCCTGATCCCCGACGAGCGCGCCGGATGCTCGCTGGCCGACTCGATCACCGCGGACGAACTCCGGGCCTGGAAGGCCGAGTTCCCCGATGCGCTGGTGGTGTCCTACGTGAACACCACCGCCGAGGTGAAGGGCCTCACCGACATCTGCTGCACGTCGTCGAACGCGGTCGACGTGGTCGCGTCGATCGATCCCGACCGCGACGTCCTGTTCCTGCCGGACCAGTTCCTCGGCGCACACGTCAAGCGCGAGACCGGCCGCGACAACATCCACATCTGGGCGGGCGAATGCCACGTGCACGCCGGCATCAACGGTGACGAGTTGACCGCGCAGGCGAACTCGCACCCGGACGCCGACCTGTTCATCCACCCCGAATGCGGTTGCGCGACCTCGGCGCTGTATCTGGCCGGCGAGGGTTTCGTTCCCGAGGAGAAGGTGAAGATCCTGTCGACGGGCGGCATGCTCGACGCCGCGCGCGAGACCGGCGCGAAGCAGGTGCTCGTCGCCACCGAGGTCGGGATGCTGCACCAGTTGCGCAAGGCCGCACCGGGTGTCGACTTCCAGGCGGTCAACGACCGGGCATCGTGCCCCTACATGAAGATGATCACCCCGGCGGCCATGCTCCGGTGCCTGCGGGAGGGTCGCGACGAGGTGTTCGTCGACGCCGACGTCGCCGAGAAGGCGCGCAAGAGCGTCGAGCGCATGATCGCGATCGGCAACCCCGGATCGGGCGAGTGA
- a CDS encoding DUF1990 family protein, whose protein sequence is MTANRSDLTYPEVGATAGTLPSGYHHLRRSRVIGSGAACFSTAGRRIMNWDMHRRAGFGVDESTPAATVDADVDLRAGLGPLAITARCRVVEVIDAPRERGFAYGTLPGHPEIGEERFWVEWLDDGTVIGHVVAFSRPGRWFTRLGGPIGRVAQSRFTERYLDALMCG, encoded by the coding sequence GTGACCGCGAACCGATCGGATCTCACCTATCCCGAGGTCGGCGCGACGGCCGGGACGCTCCCGTCCGGTTACCACCATCTGCGCCGGTCACGGGTCATCGGCTCGGGAGCTGCCTGCTTCTCCACGGCCGGCCGGCGAATCATGAACTGGGACATGCATCGTCGTGCCGGCTTCGGTGTCGACGAATCGACGCCCGCGGCCACTGTCGACGCCGACGTCGACCTGCGTGCCGGTCTCGGCCCCCTCGCGATCACCGCACGGTGCCGGGTCGTCGAGGTGATCGACGCCCCGCGCGAGCGCGGCTTCGCGTACGGCACGCTGCCCGGCCATCCCGAGATCGGCGAAGAGCGCTTCTGGGTGGAATGGCTCGACGACGGCACCGTGATCGGGCATGTCGTCGCGTTCTCGCGTCCGGGGCGTTGGTTCACGCGTCTGGGCGGGCCGATCGGGCGGGTTGCGCAGTCGCGATTCACCGAGCGCTACCTCGACGCTCTGATGTGTGGCTGA
- a CDS encoding helix-turn-helix domain-containing protein yields the protein MVRNPLTPEQIAAGRRLGARLRELRGDRPLGDVASGAGISPETLRKIETGRMPTPAFATIAALARALGTSLDDLALVLDAEVARVG from the coding sequence ATGGTGCGTAACCCCCTGACCCCGGAACAGATCGCGGCCGGCCGCCGGCTCGGCGCCCGTCTCCGCGAGTTGCGCGGCGACCGTCCGCTGGGCGATGTGGCGTCGGGCGCGGGTATCTCGCCGGAGACCCTGCGCAAGATCGAGACCGGACGCATGCCGACGCCCGCTTTCGCCACGATCGCGGCGCTTGCTCGCGCGCTGGGTACCTCACTCGACGATCTGGCGCTCGTGCTCGACGCCGAGGTGGCACGAGTCGGGTGA
- the map gene encoding type I methionyl aminopeptidase, whose product MVELKSPAEVAAMGVTGAFIADLLDDLAGRADVGVNLLELEERARKLVNDRGAQSCYWDYSPSFGRGPFRNVICLSVNDAVLHGLPHDYVLADGDLLSMDIAVAIDGWVADSARSVIVGTPQPDDQRLVAATEEALAAAIDAARPGGRLGDISAAIGAVAAAHGYRVNTEFGGHGLGRTMHEDPHVANVGRAGRGMKLRPGLTLALEPWFTLGSERIKFDADGWTIRSFDGSRGAHSEHTIAVTDGEALVLTSHGGG is encoded by the coding sequence ATGGTCGAACTGAAGTCGCCTGCCGAGGTGGCCGCCATGGGAGTGACGGGGGCGTTCATCGCAGATCTCCTCGACGACCTCGCCGGACGCGCCGACGTCGGGGTCAACCTCCTCGAGCTCGAGGAACGCGCGCGGAAGCTCGTCAACGACCGCGGTGCTCAGTCCTGCTACTGGGACTACTCGCCGTCCTTTGGCCGCGGCCCGTTCCGCAATGTGATCTGCCTGTCGGTGAACGACGCTGTCCTGCACGGACTCCCGCACGATTACGTCCTCGCCGACGGAGACCTGCTCTCGATGGACATCGCCGTCGCCATCGACGGCTGGGTGGCCGACTCCGCGCGCAGCGTCATCGTCGGCACCCCACAGCCCGACGATCAGCGCCTCGTCGCGGCCACGGAAGAAGCACTGGCCGCAGCCATCGACGCCGCTCGTCCGGGCGGTCGGCTCGGCGACATCTCGGCCGCGATCGGAGCGGTCGCCGCCGCACACGGGTATCGGGTCAACACCGAGTTCGGCGGACACGGACTCGGCCGCACCATGCACGAGGATCCCCACGTCGCCAACGTGGGCCGGGCCGGACGCGGCATGAAACTACGCCCCGGCCTGACCCTCGCGCTCGAACCGTGGTTCACGCTCGGTTCCGAGCGCATCAAGTTCGACGCCGACGGGTGGACCATCCGGTCGTTCGACGGCTCCCGCGGCGCGCACAGCGAACACACGATCGCCGTCACCGATGGCGAGGCGCTGGTCCTCACCTCGCACGGGGGCGGGTAG
- a CDS encoding NUDIX hydrolase, producing the protein MPSAGSEPPIADGATLRVEVLSVVFQIRVPQTRNTPDTDDPSLCVLLSRSADGVWTLPGGGVGAEETLSASARRLVADALDVREIAHLEQLSVFSDPHRVPTVRTIASTYMGLVPSDADATPPDAAGWFAVDGLPPLAFDHAGIVEAARHRLAAKLSYTNIAFALAPARFPMSALSEIYCAALGYPVDTTNLLRILSRRAVVVATGTVGKTGRNGGRPPALYAFAEKELRVTDEFATLRPPM; encoded by the coding sequence ATGCCATCCGCCGGGTCCGAGCCACCCATCGCCGACGGTGCGACCCTCCGGGTGGAAGTCCTGAGCGTCGTCTTCCAGATCCGCGTACCCCAGACCCGGAACACGCCGGACACCGACGACCCGTCGCTGTGTGTCCTGCTGTCGCGGTCCGCCGACGGCGTGTGGACACTTCCCGGCGGCGGGGTCGGCGCCGAGGAGACGTTGTCGGCGAGCGCACGCCGGCTCGTCGCGGACGCGCTCGACGTCCGTGAGATCGCGCACCTGGAACAACTGTCGGTCTTCTCCGACCCGCACCGGGTGCCCACGGTCCGCACCATCGCGTCGACCTACATGGGCCTCGTGCCCTCCGACGCCGACGCGACACCCCCCGACGCCGCGGGCTGGTTCGCCGTCGACGGATTACCGCCCCTGGCCTTCGATCACGCCGGGATCGTCGAGGCCGCCCGGCATCGACTTGCGGCCAAACTCTCCTACACCAACATCGCGTTCGCGCTGGCCCCCGCCCGGTTCCCGATGTCGGCATTGTCGGAGATCTACTGCGCCGCACTGGGTTATCCCGTGGACACGACCAACCTGCTCCGCATCCTGAGCCGGCGCGCGGTGGTGGTCGCCACCGGGACCGTCGGCAAGACCGGCCGTAACGGGGGTCGCCCGCCGGCGCTCTACGCCTTCGCGGAGAAGGAGCTACGCGTCACGGATGAGTTCGCGACGCTGCGCCCACCGATGTGA
- a CDS encoding DUF2567 domain-containing protein, whose translation MKPPVRTVSRLAAVTVGVALIGVVAGAVWALLTPPTTGVVFEGLRREDIPADFAGVGAFALTMFAYGAVTAIVVWFAARTWRGVAGFVWPALATVAGSALAASVGMWVAGLRFDDDPTALPVDAVYRVAPELWLDGATRSGSSEPWTLLICAPFAFAVVYLVCVLFSRTADLGVGDLESDELPADVFTSVGAASRTHP comes from the coding sequence GTGAAACCGCCGGTCCGCACGGTCTCGCGACTGGCCGCGGTCACCGTCGGCGTGGCCCTCATCGGCGTCGTCGCCGGGGCGGTCTGGGCGCTCCTCACCCCGCCGACCACCGGCGTCGTGTTCGAGGGTCTCCGTCGCGAGGACATCCCCGCCGACTTCGCCGGCGTGGGCGCCTTCGCCCTGACGATGTTCGCCTACGGCGCGGTCACGGCCATCGTCGTGTGGTTTGCGGCCCGGACGTGGCGCGGGGTCGCCGGATTCGTGTGGCCCGCCCTCGCGACGGTGGCAGGTTCGGCGCTTGCGGCGTCGGTCGGGATGTGGGTCGCGGGCCTGCGGTTCGACGACGATCCGACCGCACTGCCGGTCGACGCCGTCTACCGGGTCGCGCCGGAGCTGTGGCTCGACGGCGCGACGCGGTCCGGCTCGAGCGAGCCGTGGACGCTGCTCATCTGTGCCCCGTTCGCGTTCGCCGTGGTGTACCTCGTCTGCGTGTTGTTCTCGCGGACAGCCGATCTGGGCGTCGGAGATCTCGAGTCCGACGAGCTGCCGGCGGACGTGTTCACATCGGTGGGCGCAGCGTCGCGAACTCATCCGTGA
- the bioB gene encoding biotin synthase BioB: MTQATVDAATSAPASDDILAIARDQVLDRGEPLDQEQVLRVLRLPDDRLTELLQLAHDVRMRWCGPEVEVEGIISLKTGGCPEDCHFCSQSGLFASPVRSAWIDIPSLVEAAKQTAKTGATEFCIVAAVRGPDKRLLSQVAAGIEAIRNEVDIQIACSLGMLTQDQVDQLRDMDVHRYNHNLETARSHFPNVVTTHTWEERWDTLRMVREAGMEVCCGGILGMGESLEQRAEFAAELATLEPDEVPLNFLNPRPGTPFGDLDVLPAAEALKSVAAFRLALPRTILRFAGGREITLGDLGAKQGILGGINAVIVGNYLTTLGRPAEDDLDLLSDLSMPIKSLNDTI, encoded by the coding sequence GTGACCCAGGCAACAGTCGACGCCGCCACCTCGGCACCGGCGTCGGACGACATCCTCGCCATCGCCCGTGACCAGGTGCTCGACCGCGGCGAGCCGCTCGATCAGGAGCAGGTTCTCCGGGTTCTGCGGTTGCCCGACGACCGGCTGACCGAACTGCTCCAGCTCGCCCACGATGTGCGGATGCGCTGGTGCGGGCCCGAGGTCGAGGTCGAGGGCATCATCTCGCTGAAGACCGGCGGGTGCCCGGAAGACTGCCACTTCTGTTCCCAGTCCGGACTTTTCGCCTCGCCGGTGCGCAGTGCATGGATCGACATCCCCTCCCTGGTCGAGGCGGCCAAGCAGACCGCGAAGACCGGTGCGACCGAGTTCTGCATCGTCGCGGCGGTCCGCGGTCCCGACAAGCGGCTGCTCAGTCAGGTCGCGGCGGGAATCGAGGCCATCCGCAACGAGGTCGACATCCAGATCGCGTGCAGCCTGGGCATGCTCACCCAGGATCAGGTCGACCAGCTCCGCGACATGGACGTGCACCGTTACAACCACAATCTCGAGACCGCGCGCAGCCACTTCCCGAACGTGGTGACGACCCACACGTGGGAGGAGCGCTGGGACACCCTGCGCATGGTCCGGGAGGCGGGCATGGAGGTCTGCTGCGGCGGCATCCTCGGTATGGGCGAGTCCCTGGAGCAACGGGCCGAGTTCGCCGCCGAACTGGCGACGCTCGAGCCCGACGAGGTGCCGCTGAACTTCCTGAACCCGCGCCCCGGCACCCCGTTCGGCGATCTCGACGTGCTGCCGGCCGCGGAGGCCCTCAAGTCGGTGGCTGCCTTCCGTCTGGCGCTGCCGCGCACCATCCTGCGCTTCGCCGGCGGTCGTGAGATCACACTCGGCGACCTGGGGGCCAAGCAGGGCATCCTCGGCGGCATCAACGCCGTCATCGTCGGCAACTACCTGACGACCCTCGGCCGGCCCGCCGAGGACGATCTCGATCTCCTCAGTGATCTGTCCATGCCGATCAAGTCGTTGAACGACACGATCTGA
- the bioD gene encoding ATP-dependent dethiobiotin synthetase BioD produces the protein MLPEVRGAIATSHEGRVAVCKPVQTGVGPDEPGDLAEVQRLVGDVTAVELFRYPEPLAPDTAARRAGMRLADPAVIVRAVDDLAASHDLTLVEGAGGVLVRLGESATILDIAAATLVPDTVDGVVVVVAPGLGALNHAELTVNAVRARGLRPAGLVIGWWPDDPDLAMRCNRTDLPRVTGVPVVGVLPAGAAHLEPDEFRRHAASWFDDEWLATLSPSHPEQLVRTP, from the coding sequence CTGCTCCCTGAGGTGCGAGGAGCGATAGCGACGAGCCACGAAGGGCGCGTCGCCGTATGCAAACCCGTCCAGACCGGCGTCGGTCCCGACGAACCCGGCGACCTCGCCGAGGTGCAACGCCTGGTTGGCGACGTCACCGCGGTCGAGCTCTTCCGCTACCCGGAACCCCTCGCGCCCGACACCGCCGCGCGCCGTGCCGGGATGCGATTGGCCGATCCGGCGGTGATCGTCCGCGCTGTGGACGATCTGGCCGCGTCACACGACCTGACCCTCGTCGAGGGTGCCGGCGGAGTGCTGGTGCGGCTGGGGGAGTCGGCCACGATCCTCGACATCGCCGCGGCGACCCTCGTTCCCGACACCGTCGACGGTGTGGTGGTCGTGGTGGCGCCGGGGCTGGGCGCGCTCAATCACGCCGAGCTCACCGTGAACGCGGTGCGGGCGCGCGGTCTGCGTCCCGCCGGACTCGTGATCGGTTGGTGGCCGGACGATCCCGACCTCGCGATGCGGTGCAACCGCACCGACCTGCCGCGGGTGACCGGCGTGCCGGTCGTCGGGGTCCTGCCCGCCGGCGCCGCGCACCTCGAACCCGACGAGTTCCGCCGCCACGCAGCGTCGTGGTTCGACGACGAGTGGCTCGCGACCCTTTCTCCCAGCCATCCGGAACAGCTCGTCCGGACGCCGTAA